In Hypanus sabinus isolate sHypSab1 chromosome 10, sHypSab1.hap1, whole genome shotgun sequence, the genomic stretch aaaaaggtGCTTGGACAGTttaacatggataggaaatgttcaaAGGGACATGAGCCACATGTGAGCAAGTGAGACTAGCTTAGCTGGAAACCTTGGTCAGCATGAATCAgttggcctgttttcatgctgtatgctTCTAACACGCTATATAAGGTAATAAACCTTTTAAATATCATTCTCATTTATATATATGCACATTGCTTTGTTTTTTGCTTAATAAAGAAGCATTATTTTGTACTCCAGGGATTGTCTCTCTTTTTAATTTGAATGCTAACATGCTACTCCTTTTTTCCCCCTCAACTTTCCAGTTTTCCTTCATTACCCATCCAAAAAAGTTTTCCTCAATTTGAAAACAGCCATTCCATCAATGTCACAATTGTCAATTAGTATTGATCACACATAGGAACCAGTATTTAAAGTAATAAACAACAGGCTTAATGGTACTTTGATCTTTGCCAAAAGCACCATTGAAAAATTCTCAAAGAGGCTACCTTCACCTTGGCTTTTATACAGCATCTTGTCCACAAATGTACATTCATCCCCAAACTCAAACACTTACCTGTACACCTGTCAGTAAGACAATATCCTCTTCTGGAATATAGCGTGTTATTGAATTTGTTCCATCATTTGCATGAACAAGAACCTTATAATGAGGAGTATGTTTCAAATTCTATGGAGACAAATGTATTGATAATTGGTTATGCACCTATTCACCCATACAATACAACTACAGAAGTGATAGCAGAAAATAACCAGTAAATACTTAGTTTTAACAGCATTTAACTATCACTTAATTTAttcattaaaacaaaatatataCACACAAGAGATTTTAGAGATGCAGGGAATCCAGAATAACATGCGGGAGGAATGACACCCTTCATTagatgggtctcagcccaaaatattggatctttattcctctccgtagatccccagcctgctgttcctccagtatttcatgTGTGTTATAGTGAAATATATATCAGAACAAAAATGATTACATGCTCAACCTCGGATATAGTTTAAAGGTTAAAATAAGTGAAAAGTTAAACCAGATTTGCAATGATTTTATTTATATGCACAGCTTTTCCATATCCTTTCATTGGGCCTGCATTACCTGGAAGTCTGAAGGATAtttttcattaagccattcttcTGGGGCTCTTGCATTCTCATCCCATCCAACTATCACACCATGGAATCCTTCACGTCTGTGCTTGAAGACGTCACCCACTCTGTATTTGACAAATAGGGGCCTTGGAGATCGAGGCTCAGGTGAGCCTAACAAAATGTGGAAAATGGCAGGTTTTACAAGTAAAAATCAAAATTTAATTTGCAGTCTTTGAAAAATGTTATTGAACAGGAACATTATGAATATacaatttaaaatacaaactgtTGCTTCCAAATTTTTTGGTGCTATGTTATTAAAGCCTTTTTTTTAGAAAAATGAGTCTTATCAATTTAGCTGGATCTCATTCCTAGCCTCAGAAGTTATCAGTTCCctattttgtttttaattgatCTTATAGAGAAAATAGGCTGCTCCAGCCAAACATAATTACCATCCACTTTTTACATTTAAGTGTGAAAATTATAGAATTTCATTTTGAATTGAAGTTTCTGGAAATACAACAAAGCTGATCACAGGGCTGTTCTTGAAATAGCACCCCAAAAGATCTATTTGCAAATAATAACAATTTTATTTATAGACCACTTTTCACACAAGGTAATTTGAGGAGTATAATAATGGgctaaaacatgaaaataaaagacaaaaagatggtTAGTTAagagcaaggttaaataaataggttttgagctggtatttaaagtgtcaactgagtctgtatcccttatagttttaggaaTGGAATCCCATAGTTTAGGAACGTaattcaaaaaagctgacctgccaattatcttttgaaggatattttttaaatttaagggATTGTATAGGCAAATATCTCAAATCAATCCCTACACTCCTGTCCTCTTAGGTGCCAATTTAGGGTTAAGAAAGGCTTGTGTGCAGGCTGATTTTGTGGGTTCTAAGGCTGCTGATAAGGGTAGCATGGGATAATCTCAATATACCAAATGTTGGCTTGGATACAATACTAGTACTTGGAAGCAACTCTAATGATATCCCTGTACAGACTCCCCAGTATGAGCTTAAAAGGGAATCAAATTAAGATGCACTTAATGCCATGACTCCACTTTGCAACAGTGAGGGTGAACATTCAGTTTAAATAATACATACAAAGAAAATGAAAACAGTGAGTAGACTGCTCAGTGAAAAGGGTTAACAAAATAAACAAAGTGAGGCATTTTTATTTAGGGAAATGTAGAGATTACTATATAAGATTAAATTATATAGCCATGTTCTAAACTGACCAACAAGAATTATTTTTTCTGGTTTCTCTACATGATACCTGCAAAGTATCCATCCTTCTCTTTAAACATCAAGACTTCAAAAGCTGGGGATTCCCCAGGAGGGTCCTCATTTTGAACATATCTGCAGACATCAGAAAACATGAAATTTGAAATTTTTCCGAAAGCTCTTAACCCAATCAATAAACAGACACGTAAATGGAagagtgaaaaataaaaaaaaaataaaaaccacAGGGAATATTACATGCCAGATTTGCTAGTGTGTGTTTTCCCTCACCATCCTTGAGTTTGAATTTGTAGGTAAGATAATTTGTAAGCACAATTAAAGATGATTCAGGCAAGGAAAAGTTCAAGGATTACACAAGTCAGCACATTGATTTCAGGCAGCACATGGCTACAAAGTAAAAGAGCAGTAATCTATTTTACTACTGAAATTAACTCTACTTGTCAAGAAAACCTGGCAGATGATCAGTCCTCTAAGTCATAAATTATAGTGACTTAATGATCAAGTTTAAATATATAATGCAGAAATTGTAGTGGTAAAagcatcaattaaaaaaaaaacttttttttgcTCTTCTAACAGTGAAGAACATTCCAAGATGACTTGTGCTAAGAAAGCAGGCTGAACATGGGAGTCATAGCCTTAATGTAATACAACACATGCTGACCATTGCACCCTCCCCACTAGTCTCAGttgcctacatttggcccataaccctcaCAGCCCTCACAATTTTATTAACTTCTATTGAGGACAgtcattcttctgcattccagAGAATGAAGATCCAGTGTAACCAACCTCTTATAACAAgatgaacaaaactacactacatcCCAAGGGTGGTCTCATCAGTGACTGAGATAGCTACCACATAATGTCCCTACTCCTGAACTCAATGGCCTGCCTGATGAGGGCAAGCATGTCAAATGACTTCTTCCCCACCCTATTTAAATGCAGGGAAACGCAGCCACTTTCAGCAAATTAGCcactgtattctcagatccctccattccacaacaACTATCAGTGACCTACCATTCATTTTATGAGGCTTACCCAGGTTTGACAGTCCAAAATGGGTCAATTCATACCCATCTAAATTGAAATCCACGTCATTCCTCGGCTCATCTCCCCAGCTGATTAAGATCGCTTTACAATTTATTGTAGCCTGCTTCACCATCAACTGGACTCCCTAATTTAATATCATTAGCAAACATGCTAATCATACCATGTATactcacatccaaatcatttaaataaaaaatgaataacagaggtcccaacactgacctctggggcaccccattagtcacaggcttccagttggAGAATTGGCCTTTAACCATCACCTATCATCAAGCTAATTTTGAATTCACATTGCTAGTTCCTCCAAAACCCATGTAAACCAACTTTTCTGATTAGCTGCCACACAGGAcctcatcaaaggccttactaacgTCTATATAAGCAACATCTACTGCCCCTACCTCATCTATCCCCTTAGCTACCTCTTCGGAAAACTACAAAGGATTTGTCAGACACGACCTCCCACACAAAATAAAGCATGCTAACTATTCTTGATCAGGCTTTGATAATCCAAGTGATACAAATCTTGTCTCTCAGAgttccctccagtaacttcccggcaaatcaattcaatgaattcagactcaccagcctgtaattccTCGGCCTGTCTTTGCtacccttcttgaacaatggaacattaTTACCCACCTTCTAAGTCTTCTGGAACTTCACCAGTGgagcctctgcaatttcttcccTGGCCTTCCAGAGGGTCTGGGGGTACTATtggtcaggccctggagatttgcCCACCCTAATGCACTTCAAGGCTGCAAATACCACCTTCCTCATAATATACATATAATCCAAGACCTCACTCCTTATTACCCTCATATCTTAGGCATCCCTTAGTAAACACCATGGAAAAATAGACTTTAAAATCTCAGCCAAAGAATTTGTCACCAAGACAGgtaagaatttttaaaatgaGGGAAATCGGGAAACAGAATTTAGAAGGGAATTGCAAACCTTAGGACCCAAACAGCTAAATGAATAAACTACATGTGATATTTTCATAAAACTCTAGACTCAGATTTAGGTGGGTGGTTGCTATGTATGTAGATAAAGTATTAAACATTGATTGGGATCAGGCAAGAGTGTTGATACCAGTTGGGTTGCTCAATAACTTACCTCTCCTTCAGAGTCCATTCATTTAACCAGTCCTTCCATGCTTGCAAACTTAAGTAAGATTTTCGGAATTCACTCCATCTATGGATTAGTCTTTGTGAATCAAAATTCAAGATTTAATACATTAGGATGTGGGAAAAAGTGAAAGAAGAACTGACCCTTTGCATGAAATAAAGTAAATTATTTTGTAATAACTGCAACTAATGTCTGATATTCTCAAAATGTCTTTCAACACAAAAAGCAATAATGTAATCCCTCCCTTTCAGTAATGCATTGCTTTCCGTAGTAATGGAATGGACTATATACTGTATGATTGTATGGTAATATTCACATTTCCTACACAAACAATTCCATATGGGCTATGGTGCTCAGTTAAGCCTATCTCATGACAAGTGATTATTATTACAGACCAGTGAGAATGCAGGGGCCCGGGTCCAAATGCAAGGTACGATCTGCTCTTTGGACAATTCAAACACCAGACCAGCTAGATTGGAAAGGCTGGGTGCCGGGATTGGAGGCGAGAGTCAGGCTGATTTCACACACTCTCCCATGATGTTCGTTTCTCTCTCCGTGGCACTGCAGCTGTGATGACCCCAGCTGTTTGGCTTCATGTCTGAAAGCTTTGCACCGATTTGCCCTGCTAATATGAGCTgttactgaggctttgggcctactccaggctgctctcGGGATTCgtatctaaggactcaattttgTTTGGAATGCTGTCATTCGcttctatttgcacaatttgtgttttctttctttctctgcacAATGGGGGTTGatctttacttttttttacattgagttcttttgggtttcttgctttgtggctgcttggaagcaagcaaatctcaaggatgtataatttatacattcttcaataatgtatgtactttgaatctACTTGGTTAAATTAGCAGGTATGAAATCCAGAGGCCTAGACTTATTGTCCAAAAACACAAGTTCAAAACCCTCTATGACAGATGTGGATTTTAAATTTTGTCAACTAAATAATCTGGAATTGGACCAAAAGTCTGAGCAGTACTAACCTTTTGGGTTGGATGGTGGTCAGGGGAGAAATCTGTTGTCTTTCCCTTGTATGGTCTCTACAAATGTAATTGACTCTCAAATGCTTGCTGGCATGGCCTGAAAAGCCACTTAGTTCAAAGTCTCACTGCCACTTtctcaaaggaaattagggaTCAGCAATAAGTACTGGCCTTACTAGCAACAATTTATAGTTGTACCCTTAAAATGTATCAAAAAGTGTTTGAGGCACAAGACTTGTTCTTTGATCTAACAATATTGTATATGAAGCAAGGAAAAGAATATCAAATAGAGATAGGACAGCAAATACATCaaatcccgtcccatgatcctctcccttctccagctctgtatcccttttgccagtgaactttccagctcttagcttcatcccttcccctcctgtcttctcctatcatttctgatctccccctccccctttcaaatctcttactatctcttctttcagttagtcctgatgaatggtctcagcccgaaacatcaactgtactccttcctatagatgctgcctggcctgctgcattccaccagcattttgtgtgtgttgcaacacaTTTTAGACATTGTTCATGCAGCTATCTCAATCATTATCAAAATACAATTAATTCTTGCAATAAAATAATTTAACTGGTGAGGTTCATTTCTTAATCTTGTTTAGTAGATTAAGTAACAATCAGTATACTAGAAGCAAATACTGATTACATAGATGAATGGTTAGAGATTACAGAACATTTACCAGTCAATATAGAACAGGCACTCATGTTAAAAGTTGCTTGATATACATCTGAATTCTTCCACAAAAGACAACAGGAAATATATTTGCAAGAACCAAAGTAAGtaatccactactttttacatTTCATGCAAATCTCTATTAAAACTGTGATTAGCAGAAAcacatctgcagatactggaaatccaaagtaacacacacaca encodes the following:
- the si:dkey-261l7.2 gene encoding uncharacterized protein si:dkey-261l7.2, which translates into the protein MPQLTAAAALQIGLLISALPAQYILTRWFGSDSTQRIQASRRLIHRWSEFRKSYLSLQAWKDWLNEWTLKERYVQNEDPPGESPAFEVLMFKEKDGYFAGSPEPRSPRPLFVKYRVGDVFKHRREGFHGVIVGWDENARAPEEWLNEKYPSDFQNLKHTPHYKVLVHANDGTNSITRYIPEEDIVLLTGVQVNHPLLPSFFITFDGHRYIMMPWLKQIYPHD